One genomic region from Paramicrobacterium agarici encodes:
- a CDS encoding carbohydrate ABC transporter permease translates to MTKLATVAPPRRRTGRESQKRLAFWLLLPAAVAVFGIIIYPIARTLIISFFEVESALATETPFVGIDNYVEALSSSGFWAAIGRTLYFTVVSTALELTLGMMLAMLLNARLRMRWLFRAIVVLPWAVPTIVNAAMWKGIFNAQYGSLNAALTQLGLTDEYIAWLGDPFLALNMVILADAWKTTPLVAFFLLAGLTAINPEIYESAKIDRASWPRIFRSITLPMLLPSISIVLVLRTVEAFKAFDIIYAMTRGGPANGTQTIAYYTYVRAFSDQNFGMGSALSYIIVIVILILTTIYLRMLRRSEMSLL, encoded by the coding sequence ATGACGAAACTCGCCACCGTGGCACCTCCACGTCGGCGGACGGGTCGAGAGAGCCAGAAGCGGCTTGCCTTCTGGCTCCTCCTCCCCGCCGCCGTCGCGGTATTCGGCATCATCATCTACCCGATTGCGCGGACCCTGATCATCTCGTTCTTCGAGGTGGAGTCTGCACTCGCCACCGAAACTCCATTCGTCGGTATCGACAATTACGTGGAGGCGCTTTCGAGCTCCGGGTTCTGGGCAGCGATCGGCCGTACGCTCTACTTCACCGTCGTGTCGACCGCTCTGGAGCTGACGCTGGGCATGATGCTCGCGATGCTGCTCAACGCCCGATTGCGCATGCGGTGGCTGTTCCGCGCCATCGTCGTCCTCCCGTGGGCCGTCCCCACGATCGTCAATGCCGCGATGTGGAAGGGAATCTTCAACGCCCAGTACGGCTCACTCAACGCGGCCCTCACACAGCTTGGACTCACCGATGAGTACATCGCCTGGCTCGGCGACCCGTTCCTCGCCCTGAACATGGTGATCCTGGCCGATGCCTGGAAGACGACGCCACTCGTCGCCTTCTTCCTCCTCGCCGGGTTGACGGCGATCAACCCCGAGATCTACGAAAGCGCCAAGATCGACAGAGCGTCGTGGCCGCGCATCTTCCGGTCGATCACTCTTCCTATGCTCCTGCCGTCGATTTCCATCGTGCTCGTGCTTCGCACCGTCGAGGCGTTCAAGGCATTCGACATCATCTACGCGATGACGAGAGGCGGACCCGCGAACGGAACGCAGACGATCGCGTACTACACCTACGTTCGCGCTTTCTCCGATCAGAACTTCGGCATGGGGTCTGCGCTGTCGTACATCATCGTCATCGTCATTCTGATCCTGACGACGATCTACCTCAGAATGCTGCGCCGATCGGAGATGAGCCTACTGTGA
- a CDS encoding carbohydrate ABC transporter permease: MRNQRRNSILLHIAAVVVSILILLPFAWMVEASFAPQRDLVSRPMRWIPSEIDLSRYVEIFQGGEGSVGSTFRAAMLNSTIVAVSVVALAMIVGVLGAYAFARLKFPFRKATLLTFLATYMLPQIALLIPLYFILNSLGLLNTLVGLILVDSSLVIPFTLWILSNYFVTIPDELEEAARIDGTSRVGALFRIILPSAKPGIFAAMMFAFLLAWDEFMYALIFTSSDAAKTLPVAISEFAGRYTTDFGLVAAGGILAAIPPIVIAVIFQRYVVSGMSAGAVKG, encoded by the coding sequence GTGAGAAACCAAAGACGAAACTCAATTCTTCTGCACATCGCCGCGGTCGTCGTCTCAATACTCATTCTCCTGCCGTTCGCGTGGATGGTCGAGGCGAGCTTCGCTCCGCAGCGTGATCTGGTCAGCCGCCCGATGCGCTGGATCCCGTCTGAAATCGATCTGAGCCGGTATGTCGAGATCTTCCAGGGCGGCGAGGGCAGCGTCGGTTCGACATTCCGCGCCGCGATGCTGAATTCCACGATCGTCGCTGTCTCGGTCGTCGCCCTTGCCATGATCGTCGGAGTTTTGGGGGCATACGCTTTCGCCCGGCTAAAGTTCCCGTTCCGCAAAGCGACGCTGCTGACCTTCCTCGCCACGTACATGCTGCCGCAGATCGCTCTGCTGATTCCCCTGTACTTCATCTTGAATTCGCTTGGTCTGCTCAACACGCTTGTCGGGCTGATCCTCGTTGACTCGTCCCTGGTGATCCCCTTCACGCTGTGGATTCTCAGCAATTACTTCGTGACGATTCCAGACGAACTGGAGGAGGCCGCACGGATCGACGGGACGTCCCGTGTCGGTGCACTCTTCCGCATCATCCTGCCGAGCGCTAAACCGGGGATCTTCGCGGCGATGATGTTCGCGTTCCTCCTCGCGTGGGATGAGTTTATGTACGCGCTGATCTTCACGTCATCAGACGCTGCCAAGACGCTTCCCGTCGCGATCTCGGAGTTCGCCGGGAGATACACGACAGACTTCGGGCTCGTCGCCGCCGGCGGCATCCTCGCGGCGATCCCGCCGATCGTGATCGCCGTCATCTTCCAGCGCTACGTCGTGAGCGGGATGAGCGCAGGAGCGGTGAAGGGGTAG
- a CDS encoding SIS domain-containing protein — protein MERIEYGLAVRDQPANLERAHHSVSQALARATIEPWRPGDTVAVVAMGASSHSAHALVFALIASGVRAFPLSASDAVAYAPGSQPADHYVIVSESGRSPEPLNAAKRFTPGRRIGITNVPNSPLTAAVDVVLPLGDFDDSGVYTVGYTATLLAYALLSEHATGLTAPDPSSVSARVEAALSDFEAPTALAAERLSTAHTVDFVGSGMSLAAASEGALMFREALGVPTAAFDTYQYLHGPMEPLRENSGLVIFGDSRELSLADSVLDSGVQVCLVTQSPLTEVPRPDHENLVVISLPSEVTSFERAIVEVIVPQLLVGHRARSLGRRPGEFTYRQPDTKLPLT, from the coding sequence ATGGAACGCATAGAGTACGGTCTCGCTGTTCGCGATCAGCCGGCGAATCTGGAACGAGCGCACCACTCGGTGTCGCAGGCACTTGCCAGGGCAACCATCGAGCCATGGCGCCCGGGCGATACCGTCGCTGTCGTCGCGATGGGGGCGTCGTCGCATTCGGCTCACGCCCTCGTCTTCGCGCTCATAGCGTCAGGGGTACGAGCGTTCCCTCTGTCGGCGTCAGATGCCGTCGCCTACGCTCCGGGCAGCCAACCCGCCGACCATTACGTGATCGTCTCAGAATCGGGGCGCAGCCCCGAACCGCTCAATGCCGCCAAACGATTCACCCCGGGGCGACGCATCGGAATCACCAATGTTCCGAACAGTCCGCTCACCGCTGCTGTCGACGTCGTGCTTCCACTCGGCGACTTCGATGACTCGGGAGTTTACACAGTCGGCTACACAGCAACGCTTCTCGCGTACGCTCTGCTGAGCGAGCACGCTACTGGGCTGACTGCACCTGACCCGAGCTCCGTGTCGGCACGCGTCGAAGCAGCGCTCTCTGATTTCGAGGCGCCGACCGCTCTCGCGGCAGAACGACTGAGTACGGCGCACACCGTCGACTTCGTCGGAAGCGGGATGTCGCTGGCCGCTGCGTCCGAAGGTGCCCTGATGTTCCGCGAAGCGCTCGGTGTCCCCACAGCGGCATTCGACACGTACCAGTACCTGCACGGACCAATGGAGCCGTTGCGCGAGAACAGCGGTCTCGTGATCTTCGGTGATTCACGGGAACTCTCGCTCGCCGATTCGGTTCTCGATTCCGGAGTGCAGGTTTGCCTGGTCACCCAGAGCCCCCTTACAGAGGTTCCCCGCCCGGATCACGAGAACCTTGTCGTGATCTCGCTCCCGTCTGAAGTGACGAGCTTCGAGCGCGCTATCGTCGAGGTCATCGTTCCCCAGTTACTCGTCGGGCACCGGGCCAGAAGCCTCGGCCGCCGCCCGGGAGAATTCACATACCGGCAGCCCGACACGAAACTCCCGCTCACATAG
- the guaB gene encoding IMP dehydrogenase — MDTSDPFGYIGLTYDDVLLLPAHTNVIPSEADTSSRLTKNITVATPLLSSAMDTVTESRMAIAMAREGGIGILHRNISIADQAEMVDRVKRSESGMITNPVTTTADATVADVDELCGQFRVSGLPVVDEAGVLKGIVTNRDMRFVDDDKKASTPVSAVMTSEKLITAPVGTSPEQAIELLAKHRIEKLPLVDDAGVLKGLITVKDFDKSEKYPLATKDASGRLRVGAAIGFFGDAWERACALRDVGVDVLVVDTANGDSEGVLELIRRIKADESFASVDVIGGNVATGDGARAIAEAGADAVKVGVGPGSICTTRVVAGVGVPQVSAVYEAWKSVRDLDVPIIADGGLQYSGDIAKAIVAGAETVMLGSLLAGCDESPGELVFVNGKQFKTYRGMGSLGALQTRGKKTSYSKDRYFQADVPSDDKLIPEGIEGQVPYRGPLSAVAYQLIGGLRQSMFYVGARTIPELKKRGKFVRITSAGLKESHPHDVQIVVEAPNYRR, encoded by the coding sequence ATGGACACCTCGGATCCGTTCGGCTACATCGGTCTCACCTACGATGACGTGCTGCTGCTGCCAGCGCACACGAACGTGATTCCGAGCGAGGCGGATACGTCGTCGCGCCTGACGAAGAACATCACCGTTGCCACTCCGCTGCTCTCGAGCGCGATGGACACGGTGACGGAGTCGCGCATGGCGATCGCGATGGCGCGTGAGGGCGGCATCGGCATCCTTCACCGCAATATCTCGATTGCCGACCAGGCCGAGATGGTCGACCGCGTCAAGCGCAGCGAATCGGGAATGATCACCAACCCCGTGACGACCACAGCAGACGCGACCGTCGCCGACGTCGACGAGCTCTGCGGGCAGTTCCGCGTTTCCGGGCTGCCCGTCGTCGACGAGGCAGGCGTGCTCAAGGGAATCGTCACCAACCGCGACATGCGCTTCGTCGATGACGACAAGAAAGCATCGACGCCGGTCTCTGCCGTGATGACGAGCGAAAAGCTCATCACGGCGCCGGTCGGCACGAGCCCCGAGCAAGCGATCGAGCTGCTCGCAAAGCACCGCATCGAGAAGCTGCCCCTCGTCGATGACGCCGGAGTGCTCAAGGGGCTCATCACCGTCAAGGACTTCGACAAGAGCGAGAAGTACCCGCTCGCCACGAAAGATGCCTCGGGCCGCCTGCGCGTGGGCGCGGCGATCGGCTTCTTCGGCGACGCGTGGGAGCGCGCGTGTGCGCTGCGTGACGTGGGTGTCGACGTGCTCGTCGTCGATACAGCGAACGGCGACTCCGAGGGCGTTCTCGAGCTCATCCGCCGCATCAAGGCAGACGAGAGCTTCGCGTCTGTCGACGTGATCGGCGGCAACGTTGCAACAGGCGACGGTGCGCGCGCCATTGCCGAGGCTGGGGCGGATGCTGTCAAGGTCGGCGTTGGCCCGGGCTCCATCTGCACGACGCGCGTGGTCGCCGGTGTTGGTGTTCCGCAGGTCTCCGCTGTGTATGAGGCGTGGAAGTCCGTGCGCGATCTCGACGTGCCGATCATCGCCGACGGAGGTCTGCAGTACTCGGGCGACATCGCGAAGGCGATCGTCGCCGGTGCTGAGACCGTCATGCTCGGCTCGCTGCTCGCCGGCTGCGACGAGTCGCCGGGGGAGCTCGTCTTCGTCAACGGCAAGCAATTCAAGACGTACCGCGGCATGGGCTCACTTGGCGCGCTGCAGACGCGTGGCAAGAAGACCTCGTATTCGAAGGACCGCTACTTCCAGGCCGACGTACCCAGCGACGACAAGCTGATTCCCGAGGGTATCGAGGGTCAGGTGCCGTACCGGGGACCGCTCTCGGCCGTCGCCTACCAGCTCATCGGCGGACTCAGGCAGTCGATGTTCTACGTCGGCGCCCGCACGATCCCCGAGCTCAAGAAGCGCGGCAAGTTCGTGCGCATCACGTCGGCGGGGCTCAAGGAATCGCACCCGCACGATGTGCAGATCGTGGTGGAGGCCCCGAACTACCGCCGGTAG